In Verrucomicrobiota bacterium, the DNA window TTTCAATGCTTTCGTGACAGGTAGTATATCCCTGCGGCGATCAAACTCATCGGCATAAACTGTATCTTCTGGATCTATATTCGGTAGCTCGAATTCGCTTGGTATATTTAGCGTGATTTCTGTTTTAGTACCTTCAAATCGTTGGTATTGAATCAATTTATCTCTCTTATCATCTGCAAATTTTTTAAGCATAAGCCCCGCAGCACGAGGTGTTCCACCGTCTTCCTTTTCGGCGTAGAACAGCTTACATGCATCATCCTGAGAAAAAGGAAAAGGGAAGTTATAGAGATTATTATCTAACGTTTGAATGGGCTCATAGGGAGGTCCTTTTCGTTTGAGGTAGGCGTATCCCCACAATTTAACGAAATATTTGGCTTGAATAGGGCTTAGGTTTCGTTGTCCAGTAATGTGCCGAGCATAGCGTTTTTGGCGATCAGGCGGAAACCATATTGCGACTTCTTCAGGGGTGAGCACACCAATCATAGTGACGAATTCTCCACGGAATCGAAATAAGGGGATTTATCTAAAAGTTCATACCACTTCATACTAGATCACTCTAGATCTATTCGCTACTAACTAATAGTAGTAGTACACCTCATTTTTACAGGCAGATTGGATGCCTGTAAAAAGCTTCAAACCTTTATTTTTCAGTTCTTATAGATGAGGGTGTCCACCTTTAAGAACGGCATATATCTTATTAATCGTAATGAGTCGGACCAAAGGAAATTGATTGTTTGCTCTTGGTTTGCGCTGATTTGAAACGTTCAGCATCCCAACTCATTGCATGTACTGTTTAATAATCAGGGATTTATTACCGTGCAAATAGCTATCGCTAGTCGATCTGACCCGGCAAATTCATTACCGGATACAGTCTTCTACAATGATGATTCACAGGATTCCGCATCCTTATCAGATTTTCCTAATACTCAGGATTATCTGGCAGCTTTTAAGATGTTTCTGGGGCACTTGCAGCCTTCTCAAGGCTTCCTTTTACTTGATAAGTCAGGTCAGCTTATTCAGAGTACCGCTAAAGCTCGACAGCTCTGTCTATTGCTACAAGCGGAGAGGCAGTCAGCTAGTCAGCAATCCATTTCATTGCCTTATCAGGTTATAAAGCTTTATGAGCTTCTAATGGATAGCCGTATTGAGTTTCCAGGACAGCCGTTGCAGATGTTTGAAAAAGTTATGCTGGATAACGGTGTCCAAATTTCTATCAATGCTGAATGGGTTTATCTGGGGGATAACCTTTCGCACTGTCTTTTGGTGAAGCTTGAAAACGTTAGCCAAACCATGAATCAGCGGGCATTGTGTGATGCGTGCCGATACAACTTTACTCCGCGTGAAATTGAAGTCTGGGCGCTTTGCCTTCAGGGGCTATCCCGTAGTCAAATTAGTCAGCGGCTTTTCATAACTATGAACACCGTTGTCAAGCACATGAAGAGTATTCGTGGTAAGCGTGGCAGTACTATCATCTGATAGGGGGCTGTAAGTTAGTGGTGGTTGTACTACTTAGTGTGACCACCGCTAGTTTGTCAGAATACTTTCGTGAATATAGTCCAATTGCGTAAGTGTCTTAGCAAGAAGTGATTAATTTTGCTCGTCACTTTACAGTGATTATCGCAAGGGGATAGTTATTTGAAGTATGTTTTTATACTTCAAATTTAAGGGCTCAAGATAAATAACTGAAGTCTTTTGATTAGACCTTAGAGTACCCTTCATGGGGGACTGTGTATCAAAGAGTAAATTGACTAGGATATTAAGTGTCCAACTTACGAAGAGTGACTTGGATGTAAGGTTCTCTCATCCATCATTCTCATGAAATTCAGTTTTGACTAATTTTTTAGTCATATCCTATTGGTGAGGAAAACGATCAATGTCTAAAGTAATTATTGCAGTCCATGGGCGTGACATTAAGCCTAAAGAGGATTTGTATAAGGATATTTGGAAGAAAGCAATTAATGAGGGATTGTCCAAGCAGTATGGTTATGAGTTAGGTAATGATATTGCTTTTGAGATGGCGTATTATTCTGATATTGCTTTTGAAGAGGCAAGTAATGACCTGACATATCAGCCTGCTAAAGATGGATCTATTAGAAGATATGAGGAAGCAAAAATAAACTTTCTCCATAGAATTGGGGAGGATTCATTTGATGTACTCATTGAGAAAACTAGACATGCCGTTTCTGATGATGTCGCAGCATTTTTAGAGAAAAAAGGGGGATGGCTGCTTTATCAAGCCTTAGATTTCTTCCTTTTCAAGCGAGAGGGAGGAATTCTTGACGGAGCTTTTAATACAGGAATGAAAGATTTGAGTGATTATTTCTCAGATCCAAAGCGTAAATCAAAGGTAATGCAAACTCTCAAGGATGATCTTATTGCACATCGGGATAAAGAGATATTTTTAGTATCTCACTCAATGGGCTCTATTATCGCATATGAAGTTTTGCGTGAGATAGGTCGAGATGAAACACTGCCACCTATAAAGGTAGAGCATTTAGTTACTTTGGGCTCTCCACTGGGTTATTTGTTTATTAAGAGCAAG includes these proteins:
- a CDS encoding helix-turn-helix transcriptional regulator — encoded protein: MQIAIASRSDPANSLPDTVFYNDDSQDSASLSDFPNTQDYLAAFKMFLGHLQPSQGFLLLDKSGQLIQSTAKARQLCLLLQAERQSASQQSISLPYQVIKLYELLMDSRIEFPGQPLQMFEKVMLDNGVQISINAEWVYLGDNLSHCLLVKLENVSQTMNQRALCDACRYNFTPREIEVWALCLQGLSRSQISQRLFITMNTVVKHMKSIRGKRGSTII